The Gimesia sp. region TTAAGGCCTGTTGTTCCGAGGTACTGCCTCCCACGGTTGTCAAGGTTGGCCCCGAGTCCAGATCTTCAGCAGTCTGCAGGGGCCCACTCACTCGGAAAGCGACGATGAACCGGGCTTCATCAGGTCCCAGTTCGGTCTCCAGTTGATCGTAGAGTTCCGTGAGCATGGTCTGATTGACGTTAATCTTCTCAGAGCCATCCGGACGAATATTGATCTCTCGACTGTGTACTGTGAGATAAGCTGACCAGCCTGCATCCAGCACACCGTCTGCATTGTCCAGGGGCAGCGTGGCATCGCCATCGTTCTCATTCGGATCGAGAATACCATTGCGATTTGCATCTTCACCATAGAGCAGTTCCGGAGTCACGCCACGGACAAGCAACAGTTCATCCAGTGATTCCAGCGGGGCATTTTTTGCGTAATAAGGTGATTCCAGGGTGCCGTAGTAATCGCTCTCAGCCCCATACGCACGTGGATCATCGTCTTCATCGATCCAGTCCAGAATCGCTGAGGCAATTTCCTCAGTCATATTCGGAATATACATCAGACGGTCAACCGCGGTGATTGCCTCAACATCCAGTTCATTGTCCTCTTCTGTCGCCAGAATATTGAGATTCAGCTTGCCGGATTCATTACTCAAACCAAAGCGAATGGTTTTTGATTGTGCGTCTGAGATGACCGGGGCAACAACACTGAAATAGCCACTCGCGCGGGGGACATCGCTGGGAATCAGATTGATATTCTGAAACTGACTCGGATTGTGATACGAATTCCAGCCATCAACATCAGAACGATCTCCAACATAGGCAGCCGCCAGTTCGATTCCGGAAAGCGCCAGCTCCCGAGACTGAATCGCCCGACCGTAACTGTTGGTGGCTTCGATCTCCACGATCATCAGTTCCGAAAAGGTATACGCCCCCAGACTGAGCATCACCACGACTACTAGCACGACCAGCAAAGTGCTACCTGCGCGTTCCGACAGCCTGCCGACAGGTGTCTGTCGACTACTACGAAAATCAGGTTGTGAATTGACGGTGTACTTCATGGATTATTATCAGAGTTCTGATTAAAACGAACTGGTGTCCTGTTCTGTGGTCTGTAAAACCGCAGGTAGAGCCAGCGGGAGCGCAATCACCATGCTGTAGGTATTGTTGTAACCATTTATTTTTTCGTTCACAGACTTCAGCGCTGTCTGTTGCAGGTCGCTGCGAAAGCCGATTGTGACTCTGATTGCCTGCGGTACGGTCCCGTATTCAGTGCTGTCCCAAAGCTCAAGCCAGTCGCTGCCATCAAAATATTGAAACTGCAGACTGCTGATTTCCGGCGCCAGGAGTTCTGACTGTGATGCCATCTGCTCGAGATCCGCAGCCTGATCCGCCATGCTCATTGAGAGCCGGTCTCCTTCCAGACGAGCCACTCCCTGCACATCTTCACCGCTCCCGGAAGTATTCCGAAACTGATCGCCGGCGGCCCCTTGCAGTCCTCCGGCCCCCACAACTGCCAGAAAGTAAGATACGGAAAGTAGATCACTACGGACGCTCGGCGTGGTGGTTGCTCCTGAATTCGAAGAGAGCAGCAGAGGCTGGCGGGCTGGTCTGCTGGTGTGGAGCACGAGAGACTGACTATCGCCATACACACCAATGTTTCCCGAAGTGTAGGCATCATCGGTACTGGTCACCTGGATTTCGACGGTTTCTGCTTCTTCGGTCTCTGAATCAGCAGAGCCTGTACCCTCCGTCTCTTCTTCTGCTGTCTCCAGTCTATAAGTCACACAGTGCAGATCATGTGATATTTTCTGGAAGACGGCCCGCGCAATCTGAGCCTGTTCCACCTGGCGATGCCCCAGCGTCGTATATTTCCAGTAGAGATCCAGAGCAGAATAAATGGCAGCCAGCAGCAGGCTGGTCAGTCCGATGGCCAGGATGACTTCAAGCAGGGTGAACCCGGGTAATCGTACCATGTGAACATGCTTATGCGACCGGGAGCGTTTCATAGCTGCTCCTCCAGTGTCAGCTCTGAAGCTGACTCCACGGTGTTGGCTGCGTCGAGCAGCATTGCCGGATCTCGAATCTGTCGTGTCAGCTGATAGCTGGTCGTTACACTTTCTCCAGCTCCGGAGTAGAGTACTCTGACTGTTAACTGCAGCATGTTCTCGTAGGCGCCAGGCTGGACATCCAGGCTCCATTTCCAGTTTTCTTCATCTTCAAAGGCAGCCTGGGAGACCGCTTCCAGAGGCTGGGCTCCCGCCAGTACTTCCGCGAGTTTTGACTGGCATTTAAGTATTGCCTGTGTTCGTAACTGCGCCTGCACTGCTGCCCGGGAACCGATGCCAATCAACTGACTGAGGGCAGTGAGTGCGCCGAGGAAAATCGCCAGTGAGATTAAGACCTCGAGCAGGGTCAGCCCGGTACGTGTGCGTTTTTGTGTTGGAATGCTGATCATGACGATTTCCCCTGTCCGTAGGAAACCGTGGTCGTCCCGGTCAGGCCGCGTAGTTGAATGCGGGCCACGGAACGTTTATCTTTCAGAACATCCTGATTCAAATCAAAAGCAGCCGTCCCATCCGGATAAAACGTGATGGGGAAAGCTCCCTGCATCCAGT contains the following coding sequences:
- a CDS encoding prepilin-type N-terminal cleavage/methylation domain-containing protein, which encodes MKRSRSHKHVHMVRLPGFTLLEVILAIGLTSLLLAAIYSALDLYWKYTTLGHRQVEQAQIARAVFQKISHDLHCVTYRLETAEEETEGTGSADSETEEAETVEIQVTSTDDAYTSGNIGVYGDSQSLVLHTSRPARQPLLLSSNSGATTTPSVRSDLLSVSYFLAVVGAGGLQGAAGDQFRNTSGSGEDVQGVARLEGDRLSMSMADQAADLEQMASQSELLAPEISSLQFQYFDGSDWLELWDSTEYGTVPQAIRVTIGFRSDLQQTALKSVNEKINGYNNTYSMVIALPLALPAVLQTTEQDTSSF
- a CDS encoding prepilin-type N-terminal cleavage/methylation domain-containing protein translates to MISIPTQKRTRTGLTLLEVLISLAIFLGALTALSQLIGIGSRAAVQAQLRTQAILKCQSKLAEVLAGAQPLEAVSQAAFEDEENWKWSLDVQPGAYENMLQLTVRVLYSGAGESVTTSYQLTRQIRDPAMLLDAANTVESASELTLEEQL